A single Acidimicrobiales bacterium DNA region contains:
- a CDS encoding peptidylprolyl isomerase has protein sequence MPNSRSRRNNPSKQERAALQSAARQANQNRKQRRGLGYAVAIALVAILFTFGVLGQNLNGRGKKSTATTTPDQNIAGKPPCPKLDGSSKRQLIFDTAPGPCVDKNKVYDAVIQTTAGTLTVEIYPARAYNAANNFIFLALYHFYDGLPFHRVLRDTFVQTGDPVAPGITSAGYEFPDDGLPASSSQYVKGAMLFAHEAADANGSQILIISGPGGASLNPTFPLFGQVKKGFGVLDKINAGASNNVNMPTLRYSIVTVEVHEHKG, from the coding sequence ATGCCGAACTCACGGTCGCGGAGGAACAACCCGTCGAAGCAGGAGCGCGCCGCCCTCCAGTCGGCGGCCCGCCAGGCGAACCAGAACCGCAAGCAGCGCCGCGGGCTGGGCTATGCCGTCGCCATCGCCTTGGTGGCGATCCTGTTCACCTTCGGCGTCCTCGGCCAGAACCTCAACGGCCGCGGCAAGAAGTCGACGGCGACCACCACGCCGGACCAGAACATCGCGGGCAAGCCGCCGTGCCCCAAGCTCGACGGCAGCTCGAAGCGCCAGCTGATCTTCGACACCGCCCCCGGGCCCTGCGTCGACAAGAACAAGGTCTACGACGCGGTGATCCAGACGACGGCGGGCACCCTGACCGTCGAGATCTACCCGGCCCGGGCCTACAACGCGGCGAACAACTTCATCTTCTTGGCGCTGTACCACTTCTACGACGGGCTGCCCTTCCACCGGGTGCTGCGCGACACGTTCGTCCAAACCGGCGATCCGGTGGCCCCCGGCATCACCAGCGCCGGCTACGAGTTTCCCGACGACGGCCTGCCCGCCTCCTCGAGCCAGTACGTGAAGGGCGCCATGCTCTTCGCCCACGAGGCGGCCGACGCCAACGGCAGCCAGATCCTCATCATCAGCGGGCCGGGCGGCGCCTCGCTCAATCCGACCTTCCCGCTGTTCGGTCAGGTCAAGAAGGGCTTCGGCGTGCTCGACAAGATCAACGCCGGCGCCAGCAACAACGTCAACATGCCGACGCTGCGCTACTCGATCGTGACCGTCGAGGTGCACGAGCACAAAGGGTGA